The following are from one region of the Biomphalaria glabrata chromosome 4, xgBioGlab47.1, whole genome shotgun sequence genome:
- the LOC106065222 gene encoding prestin-like isoform X7 has product MADALFSENGLLINHNSMTIKSGSHDVDNAESESFVEDMVVIERPIYTQNDFDQGFDAGQRPKHTALSWMKGKVKKCECSAACVRKTVSHHLPFLSIMKEYNIKKDFLPDIIAGLTVGIMHIPQGMAYGLLSTLQPVYGLYVSFFPVILYFFLGTSKHISLGTFAVISLMVGSAVDKGLKDNNIVLKTWNQTVDNGGGNITFEIVDNSDEVETAKLMLAMSVTFIAGVIQILLGIFRLGFLTVYLSDPLISGFTTGAACHVFTSQIKHIFGIHTNRHSGVFKLIYTYIDIFTNLPHTKPVTLIASIVCMFILVIIKEYINANPKIKPKLFMPIPVELIVVVLGTIISYFAQLQEKYSVQNVGDIPIGLPVPNLNAFNYISDVIADSIAVAIVSFAISVSMSKIFAKKHNYAIDSNQELLAYGSCNIVSSFFSAFVSAASLSRSLIQEDVGGRTQVTGLVSSTLLLIVLLVVGPYFKTLPNCVLAAIILVALKGMFKQFADLIALWKISLFDFATWLVTFCATVFLDVDLGLLVGVVFALLTVIMKSQRPYSCLLGQVPGTDIYRDISVYKVAKEIPNIKIFRFDSAIFFANSEFFKNSLYKLTVDPYQLKKMQRKLDKRKKNEKQLLNLTIDSIGSADIPIPDSDRTDTLTSPPVIQNSEAKPPQFVSQVPTLTDIHYIIIDCSTMSYVDSMGVKVLQQVISEFRAFNITVYLAQCKSSVREMFVKTNFYKTESKNYLFVTIHDAVVSAQLHQWAVTGESLANTGISNTAGSSHEIDLDITIGEATSRAENVNDFNKSNGVRGIPQQDITSNPVIENTHI; this is encoded by the exons GGTCCCATGATGTTGACAATGCTGAGAGTGAGTCTTTTGTGGAAGATATGGTGGTCATTGAGAGGCCAATCTATACACAGAATGATTTTGATCAG ggGTTCGATGCTGGTCAGAGACCCAAACATACTGCTCTCTCCTGGATGAAGGGAAAAGTTAAAAAGTGTGAATGCAGTGCAGCATGTGTCCGCAAAACAGTCTCCCATCATCTCCCTTTCCTGTCCATCATGAAAGAATACAATATCAAAAAAGATTTCTTGCCAGACATTATAGCAGGCCTGACTGTGGGGATCATGCACATTCCACAAG GAATGGCATATGGTCTGCTGTCCACACTACAGCCAGTGTATGGTCTCTATGTGTCTTTCTTTCCTGTGattctttacttcttcttggGCACATCAAAACATATTTCATTGG GTACATTTGCTGTCATTTCGCTGATGGTTGGTTCTGCTGTAGATAAAGGATTGAAAGACAACAACATTGTTCTAAAGACTTGGAATCAGACAGTGGATAATGGAGGTGGTAATATTACATTTGAAATAGTGGACAATAGTGATGAAGTGGAGACCGCCAAACTAATGCTGGCCATGTCAGTTACTTTTATAGCTGGTGTCATACAG ATACTGTTGGGAATATTTCGTCTTGGTTTTTTGACAGTCTACTTGTCTGACCCATTGATCAGTGGTTTCACAACAGGAGCTGCCTGTCATGTCTTCACTAGTCAAATCAAGCACATTTTTGGTATTCATACTAATAGACACAGTGGTGTTTTCAAACTTATTTAT acctatatagatatatttaccAATCTTCCTCACACCAAACCTGTAACTTTGATAGCTTCCattgtgtgtatgtttatacTTGTGATTATCAAGGAGTATATAAATGCCAATCCAAAAATAAAGCCAAAACTATTTATGCCTATACCAGTAGAGCTAATTGTG GTTGTCCTAGGAACAATCATTTCTTACTTTGCTCAGCTCCAAGAAAAGTACAGTGTCCAGAATGTAGGGGACATTCCTATTGG TCTTCCAGTCCCTAATTTGAATGCTTTTAATTACATTTCTGATGTGATTGCAGACTCCATCGCTGTTGCCATTGTTTCTTTTGCCATTTCAGTTTCTATGTCCAAAATATTTGCCAAAAAGCATAATTATGCTATTGATTCAAATCAG GAACTGCTGGCTTATGGATCTTGCAAtattgtttcttcctttttctcTGCTTTTGTATCAGCCGCATCTTTATCTAGAAGTTTAATTCAAGAAGATGTTGGTGGTAGGACTCAG GTGACCGGTCTAGTATCCAGTACTTTATTGTTAATTGTGCTACTGGTTGTTGGACCGTACTTCAAAACTCTGCCAAAT TGTGTTTTGGCAGCCATTATTTTGGTTGCACTCAAAGGAATGTTCAAACAGTTTGCTGATCTGATAGCTCTTTGGaaaatttctttatttgatttt gCAACATGGCTAGTGACATTCTGTGCTACAGTGTTTCTGGATGTTGACCTTGGCCTACTGGTTGGTGTTGTGTTTGCTTTATTAACAGTCATTATGAAATCTCAAAG GCCATATTCCTGTTTACTGGGTCAAGTACCTGGCACAGATATTTACAGAGATATCTCAGTTTATAAAGTGGCAA AAGAAATTCCAAACATAAAAATCTTCAGATTTGACTCTGCCATATTTTTTGCCAACTCagagttttttaaaaactctttatATAAGTTGACAGTAGACCCATATCAATTGAAGAAAATGCAGAGAAAATTagacaagagaaagaagaaTGAAAAACAGTTACTCAATCTGACAATA gattcCATAGGCAGCGCTGACATTCCAATTCCTGATTCAGACAGGACTGACACTTTGACCTCACCACCTGTTATACAAAACAGTGAGGCCAAGCCTCCACAGTTTGTGAGTCAGGTCCCTACCCTGACAGACATTCATTATATCATCATAGATTGTTCCACCATGAGCTATGTCGACTCCATGGGAGTGAAAGTTTTGCAACAG GTAATCTCAGAGTTTAGAGCTTTCAATATTACAGTTTATTTAGCACAGTGTAAAT CGAGTGTAAgagaaatgtttgtaaaaaccAACTTCTACAAGACAGAAAGTAAAAACTACTTGTTTGTGACCATCCATGATGCTGTAGTCAGTGCACAGTTACATCAGTGGGCAGTAACTGGG GAGTCTCTAGCCAATACTGGTATCAGTAACACAGCTGGATCAAGTCATGAGATAGATCTTGATATCACCATAGGGGAAGCAACAAGCAGGGCAGAAAATGTAAATGACTTCAACAAATCAAATGGAGTTAGAGGCATTCCTCAACAAGATATTACAAGCAATCCTGTGATAGAAAATACACATATTTGA
- the LOC106065222 gene encoding prestin-like isoform X3, whose translation MAKRSPTRCKIIYHTSNHLLTTAAAVSRQCNHLYLDHSLRDIDRSHDVDNAESESFVEDMVVIERPIYTQNDFDQGFDAGQRPKHTALSWMKGKVKKCECSAACVRKTVSHHLPFLSIMKEYNIKKDFLPDIIAGLTVGIMHIPQGMAYGLLSTLQPVYGLYVSFFPVILYFFLGTSKHISLGTFAVISLMVGSAVDKGLKDNNIVLKTWNQTVDNGGGNITFEIVDNSDEVETAKLMLAMSVTFIAGVIQILLGIFRLGFLTVYLSDPLISGFTTGAACHVFTSQIKHIFGIHTNRHSGVFKLIYTYIDIFTNLPHTKPVTLIASIVCMFILVIIKEYINANPKIKPKLFMPIPVELIVVVLGTIISYFAQLQEKYSVQNVGDIPIGLPVPNLNAFNYISDVIADSIAVAIVSFAISVSMSKIFAKKHNYAIDSNQELLAYGSCNIVSSFFSAFVSAASLSRSLIQEDVGGRTQVTGLVSSTLLLIVLLVVGPYFKTLPNCVLAAIILVALKGMFKQFADLIALWKISLFDFATWLVTFCATVFLDVDLGLLVGVVFALLTVIMKSQRPYSCLLGQVPGTDIYRDISVYKVAKEIPNIKIFRFDSAIFFANSEFFKNSLYKLTVDPYQLKKMQRKLDKRKKNEKQLLNLTIDSIGSADIPIPDSDRTDTLTSPPVIQNSEAKPPQFVSQVPTLTDIHYIIIDCSTMSYVDSMGVKVLQQVISEFRAFNITVYLAQCKSSVREMFVKTNFYKTESKNYLFVTIHDAVVSAQLHQWAVTGESLANTGISNTAGSSHEIDLDITIGEATSRAENVNDFNKSNGVRGIPQQDITSNPVIENTHI comes from the exons GGTCCCATGATGTTGACAATGCTGAGAGTGAGTCTTTTGTGGAAGATATGGTGGTCATTGAGAGGCCAATCTATACACAGAATGATTTTGATCAG ggGTTCGATGCTGGTCAGAGACCCAAACATACTGCTCTCTCCTGGATGAAGGGAAAAGTTAAAAAGTGTGAATGCAGTGCAGCATGTGTCCGCAAAACAGTCTCCCATCATCTCCCTTTCCTGTCCATCATGAAAGAATACAATATCAAAAAAGATTTCTTGCCAGACATTATAGCAGGCCTGACTGTGGGGATCATGCACATTCCACAAG GAATGGCATATGGTCTGCTGTCCACACTACAGCCAGTGTATGGTCTCTATGTGTCTTTCTTTCCTGTGattctttacttcttcttggGCACATCAAAACATATTTCATTGG GTACATTTGCTGTCATTTCGCTGATGGTTGGTTCTGCTGTAGATAAAGGATTGAAAGACAACAACATTGTTCTAAAGACTTGGAATCAGACAGTGGATAATGGAGGTGGTAATATTACATTTGAAATAGTGGACAATAGTGATGAAGTGGAGACCGCCAAACTAATGCTGGCCATGTCAGTTACTTTTATAGCTGGTGTCATACAG ATACTGTTGGGAATATTTCGTCTTGGTTTTTTGACAGTCTACTTGTCTGACCCATTGATCAGTGGTTTCACAACAGGAGCTGCCTGTCATGTCTTCACTAGTCAAATCAAGCACATTTTTGGTATTCATACTAATAGACACAGTGGTGTTTTCAAACTTATTTAT acctatatagatatatttaccAATCTTCCTCACACCAAACCTGTAACTTTGATAGCTTCCattgtgtgtatgtttatacTTGTGATTATCAAGGAGTATATAAATGCCAATCCAAAAATAAAGCCAAAACTATTTATGCCTATACCAGTAGAGCTAATTGTG GTTGTCCTAGGAACAATCATTTCTTACTTTGCTCAGCTCCAAGAAAAGTACAGTGTCCAGAATGTAGGGGACATTCCTATTGG TCTTCCAGTCCCTAATTTGAATGCTTTTAATTACATTTCTGATGTGATTGCAGACTCCATCGCTGTTGCCATTGTTTCTTTTGCCATTTCAGTTTCTATGTCCAAAATATTTGCCAAAAAGCATAATTATGCTATTGATTCAAATCAG GAACTGCTGGCTTATGGATCTTGCAAtattgtttcttcctttttctcTGCTTTTGTATCAGCCGCATCTTTATCTAGAAGTTTAATTCAAGAAGATGTTGGTGGTAGGACTCAG GTGACCGGTCTAGTATCCAGTACTTTATTGTTAATTGTGCTACTGGTTGTTGGACCGTACTTCAAAACTCTGCCAAAT TGTGTTTTGGCAGCCATTATTTTGGTTGCACTCAAAGGAATGTTCAAACAGTTTGCTGATCTGATAGCTCTTTGGaaaatttctttatttgatttt gCAACATGGCTAGTGACATTCTGTGCTACAGTGTTTCTGGATGTTGACCTTGGCCTACTGGTTGGTGTTGTGTTTGCTTTATTAACAGTCATTATGAAATCTCAAAG GCCATATTCCTGTTTACTGGGTCAAGTACCTGGCACAGATATTTACAGAGATATCTCAGTTTATAAAGTGGCAA AAGAAATTCCAAACATAAAAATCTTCAGATTTGACTCTGCCATATTTTTTGCCAACTCagagttttttaaaaactctttatATAAGTTGACAGTAGACCCATATCAATTGAAGAAAATGCAGAGAAAATTagacaagagaaagaagaaTGAAAAACAGTTACTCAATCTGACAATA gattcCATAGGCAGCGCTGACATTCCAATTCCTGATTCAGACAGGACTGACACTTTGACCTCACCACCTGTTATACAAAACAGTGAGGCCAAGCCTCCACAGTTTGTGAGTCAGGTCCCTACCCTGACAGACATTCATTATATCATCATAGATTGTTCCACCATGAGCTATGTCGACTCCATGGGAGTGAAAGTTTTGCAACAG GTAATCTCAGAGTTTAGAGCTTTCAATATTACAGTTTATTTAGCACAGTGTAAAT CGAGTGTAAgagaaatgtttgtaaaaaccAACTTCTACAAGACAGAAAGTAAAAACTACTTGTTTGTGACCATCCATGATGCTGTAGTCAGTGCACAGTTACATCAGTGGGCAGTAACTGGG GAGTCTCTAGCCAATACTGGTATCAGTAACACAGCTGGATCAAGTCATGAGATAGATCTTGATATCACCATAGGGGAAGCAACAAGCAGGGCAGAAAATGTAAATGACTTCAACAAATCAAATGGAGTTAGAGGCATTCCTCAACAAGATATTACAAGCAATCCTGTGATAGAAAATACACATATTTGA
- the LOC106065222 gene encoding prestin-like isoform X8 yields MVVIERPIYTQNDFDQGFDAGQRPKHTALSWMKGKVKKCECSAACVRKTVSHHLPFLSIMKEYNIKKDFLPDIIAGLTVGIMHIPQGMAYGLLSTLQPVYGLYVSFFPVILYFFLGTSKHISLGTFAVISLMVGSAVDKGLKDNNIVLKTWNQTVDNGGGNITFEIVDNSDEVETAKLMLAMSVTFIAGVIQILLGIFRLGFLTVYLSDPLISGFTTGAACHVFTSQIKHIFGIHTNRHSGVFKLIYTYIDIFTNLPHTKPVTLIASIVCMFILVIIKEYINANPKIKPKLFMPIPVELIVVVLGTIISYFAQLQEKYSVQNVGDIPIGLPVPNLNAFNYISDVIADSIAVAIVSFAISVSMSKIFAKKHNYAIDSNQELLAYGSCNIVSSFFSAFVSAASLSRSLIQEDVGGRTQVTGLVSSTLLLIVLLVVGPYFKTLPNCVLAAIILVALKGMFKQFADLIALWKISLFDFATWLVTFCATVFLDVDLGLLVGVVFALLTVIMKSQRPYSCLLGQVPGTDIYRDISVYKVAKEIPNIKIFRFDSAIFFANSEFFKNSLYKLTVDPYQLKKMQRKLDKRKKNEKQLLNLTIDSIGSADIPIPDSDRTDTLTSPPVIQNSEAKPPQFVSQVPTLTDIHYIIIDCSTMSYVDSMGVKVLQQVISEFRAFNITVYLAQCKSSVREMFVKTNFYKTESKNYLFVTIHDAVVSAQLHQWAVTGESLANTGISNTAGSSHEIDLDITIGEATSRAENVNDFNKSNGVRGIPQQDITSNPVIENTHI; encoded by the exons ATGGTGGTCATTGAGAGGCCAATCTATACACAGAATGATTTTGATCAG ggGTTCGATGCTGGTCAGAGACCCAAACATACTGCTCTCTCCTGGATGAAGGGAAAAGTTAAAAAGTGTGAATGCAGTGCAGCATGTGTCCGCAAAACAGTCTCCCATCATCTCCCTTTCCTGTCCATCATGAAAGAATACAATATCAAAAAAGATTTCTTGCCAGACATTATAGCAGGCCTGACTGTGGGGATCATGCACATTCCACAAG GAATGGCATATGGTCTGCTGTCCACACTACAGCCAGTGTATGGTCTCTATGTGTCTTTCTTTCCTGTGattctttacttcttcttggGCACATCAAAACATATTTCATTGG GTACATTTGCTGTCATTTCGCTGATGGTTGGTTCTGCTGTAGATAAAGGATTGAAAGACAACAACATTGTTCTAAAGACTTGGAATCAGACAGTGGATAATGGAGGTGGTAATATTACATTTGAAATAGTGGACAATAGTGATGAAGTGGAGACCGCCAAACTAATGCTGGCCATGTCAGTTACTTTTATAGCTGGTGTCATACAG ATACTGTTGGGAATATTTCGTCTTGGTTTTTTGACAGTCTACTTGTCTGACCCATTGATCAGTGGTTTCACAACAGGAGCTGCCTGTCATGTCTTCACTAGTCAAATCAAGCACATTTTTGGTATTCATACTAATAGACACAGTGGTGTTTTCAAACTTATTTAT acctatatagatatatttaccAATCTTCCTCACACCAAACCTGTAACTTTGATAGCTTCCattgtgtgtatgtttatacTTGTGATTATCAAGGAGTATATAAATGCCAATCCAAAAATAAAGCCAAAACTATTTATGCCTATACCAGTAGAGCTAATTGTG GTTGTCCTAGGAACAATCATTTCTTACTTTGCTCAGCTCCAAGAAAAGTACAGTGTCCAGAATGTAGGGGACATTCCTATTGG TCTTCCAGTCCCTAATTTGAATGCTTTTAATTACATTTCTGATGTGATTGCAGACTCCATCGCTGTTGCCATTGTTTCTTTTGCCATTTCAGTTTCTATGTCCAAAATATTTGCCAAAAAGCATAATTATGCTATTGATTCAAATCAG GAACTGCTGGCTTATGGATCTTGCAAtattgtttcttcctttttctcTGCTTTTGTATCAGCCGCATCTTTATCTAGAAGTTTAATTCAAGAAGATGTTGGTGGTAGGACTCAG GTGACCGGTCTAGTATCCAGTACTTTATTGTTAATTGTGCTACTGGTTGTTGGACCGTACTTCAAAACTCTGCCAAAT TGTGTTTTGGCAGCCATTATTTTGGTTGCACTCAAAGGAATGTTCAAACAGTTTGCTGATCTGATAGCTCTTTGGaaaatttctttatttgatttt gCAACATGGCTAGTGACATTCTGTGCTACAGTGTTTCTGGATGTTGACCTTGGCCTACTGGTTGGTGTTGTGTTTGCTTTATTAACAGTCATTATGAAATCTCAAAG GCCATATTCCTGTTTACTGGGTCAAGTACCTGGCACAGATATTTACAGAGATATCTCAGTTTATAAAGTGGCAA AAGAAATTCCAAACATAAAAATCTTCAGATTTGACTCTGCCATATTTTTTGCCAACTCagagttttttaaaaactctttatATAAGTTGACAGTAGACCCATATCAATTGAAGAAAATGCAGAGAAAATTagacaagagaaagaagaaTGAAAAACAGTTACTCAATCTGACAATA gattcCATAGGCAGCGCTGACATTCCAATTCCTGATTCAGACAGGACTGACACTTTGACCTCACCACCTGTTATACAAAACAGTGAGGCCAAGCCTCCACAGTTTGTGAGTCAGGTCCCTACCCTGACAGACATTCATTATATCATCATAGATTGTTCCACCATGAGCTATGTCGACTCCATGGGAGTGAAAGTTTTGCAACAG GTAATCTCAGAGTTTAGAGCTTTCAATATTACAGTTTATTTAGCACAGTGTAAAT CGAGTGTAAgagaaatgtttgtaaaaaccAACTTCTACAAGACAGAAAGTAAAAACTACTTGTTTGTGACCATCCATGATGCTGTAGTCAGTGCACAGTTACATCAGTGGGCAGTAACTGGG GAGTCTCTAGCCAATACTGGTATCAGTAACACAGCTGGATCAAGTCATGAGATAGATCTTGATATCACCATAGGGGAAGCAACAAGCAGGGCAGAAAATGTAAATGACTTCAACAAATCAAATGGAGTTAGAGGCATTCCTCAACAAGATATTACAAGCAATCCTGTGATAGAAAATACACATATTTGA